A stretch of Cucumis sativus cultivar 9930 chromosome 2, Cucumber_9930_V3, whole genome shotgun sequence DNA encodes these proteins:
- the LOC101208213 gene encoding reticulon-like protein B18 isoform X2: protein MDLSRRRAAVAAKGNVVAGSVWESRIRFDEVRGGIKVFNGDDENVECGIPTTAASAGSGRRKTWKSDEGFNPILIAEEKPESSPSSGDEQSRKSPTPSRRLRSNSSPNKPVQVSGEKIERNSTRKKTDQSRKSAVGLTKPPTNGIGKTSSEKSFKESNECREKVISSSTSQDFFDAFEEEIEKESFDVKEINLPERKKIIAQTFPGNKQKLQTLMDLIMWRDFSRSGLVFGVGNLVIILSCFIKNINISLISLISHMGLLYLTTIFVHSSIFGRRKRIDSNDENLVVEEEDMIRFAKRLVPFVNELLQNLKALFRGDPSATMKVGVLLFVLAKWGSFITLWNVLKIGEHWLKLCGSSWKLCSHKRGVFIAIFFLVWNFSSTLYRVWAAFIVLVSFRYYQESPERDVWVKNGEVASRNKTMSTSSKLKKQY, encoded by the exons ATGGATTTAAGCCGGCGGAGAGCGGCGGTGGCGGCCAAAGGGAACGTGGTAGCTGGGTCTGTGTGGGAGAGTAGAATCAGGTTCGATGAAGTCAGAGGTGGGATTAAGGTTTTTAATGGAGACGATGAAAATGTTGAATGTGGGATTCCGACAACCGCCGCTTCCGCGGGCAGCGGAAGGAGGAAGACGTGGAAATCTGATGAGGGTTTTAACCCGATTCTCATTGCGGAGGAAAAACCAGAGTCGTCGCCCAGTAGCGGCGATGAACAGAGTCGGAAAAGTCCGACTCCTTCACGGAGATTGAGATCCAACAGTAGTCCGAACAAGCCAGTTCAAGTTTCCGGcgagaaaatagagagaaactCAACGAGGAAGAAGACTGATCAATCTCGTAAATCGGCTGTTGGGCTTACCAAACCACCGACGAATGGAATCGGAAAAACCTCGTCGGAGAAAAGTTTCAAAGAGTCAAACGAATGCAGAGAGAAAGTGATTTCGTCTTCCACGTCTCAAGATTTCTTCGATGCATTTGAAGAAGAGATTGAGAAAGAAAGCTTCGACGTTAAGGAAATCAATTTACCAGAACGGAAGAAAATCATTGCACAAACTTTCCCGGGAAACAAACAGAAATTACAGACATTAA TGGATTTGATAATGTGGAGAGATTTTTCAAGATCCGGTCTGGTTTTTGGAGTGGGAAATTTGGTTATAATCCTCTCTTGTTTTATCAAAAACATCAATATCAG CCTTATCAGTTTGATTTCGCATATGGGTCTTCTTTATCTGACTACCATTTTCGTCCATAGTTCCATTTTTGGGAG GAGAAAAAGGATTGATTCTAATGATGAAAATTTGgtggttgaagaagaagatatgaTCCGATTTGCTAAACGGTTAGTTCCTTTTGTGAATGAATTGCTGCAAAATCTCAAGGCTCTGTTCCGTGGAGATCCCTCTGCCACCATGAAG GTGGGTGTGTTGCTGTTTGTATTGGCAAAGTGGGGTAGCTTCATAACCCTTTGGAATGTCCTCAAAATTG GTGAACACTGGTTGAAACTTTGTGGGAGTTCTTGGAAGTTATGTTCCCACAAGAGAGGTGTGTTCATCGCCATCTTTTTTCTCGTATGGAATTTCTCATCGACTCTATATCGCGTATGGGCAG CTTTCATAGTGTTGGTTAGCTTTCGGTACTACCAGGAGTCTCCGGAGAGAGATGTTTGGGTTAAAAATGGAGAAGTAGCTTCAAGAAACAAGACCATGTCGACGAGTTCAAAGCTCAAGAAACAATATTGA
- the LOC101208213 gene encoding reticulon-like protein B18 isoform X1 — MDLSRRRAAVAAKGNVVAGSVWESRIRFDEVRGGIKVFNGDDENVECGIPTTAASAGSGRRKTWKSDEGFNPILIAEEKPESSPSSGDEQSRKSPTPSRRLRSNSSPNKPVQVSGEKIERNSTRKKTDQSRKSAVGLTKPPTNGIGKTSSEKSFKESNECREKVISSSTSQDFFDAFEEEIEKESFDVKEINLPERKKIIAQTFPGNKQKLQTLMDLIMWRDFSRSGLVFGVGNLVIILSCFIKNINISLISLISHMGLLYLTTIFVHSSIFGRRKRIDSNDENLVVEEEDMIRFAKRLVPFVNELLQNLKALFRGDPSATMKVGVLLFVLAKWGSFITLWNVLKIGFIGVFTLPKLITHGEHWLKLCGSSWKLCSHKRGVFIAIFFLVWNFSSTLYRVWAAFIVLVSFRYYQESPERDVWVKNGEVASRNKTMSTSSKLKKQY, encoded by the exons ATGGATTTAAGCCGGCGGAGAGCGGCGGTGGCGGCCAAAGGGAACGTGGTAGCTGGGTCTGTGTGGGAGAGTAGAATCAGGTTCGATGAAGTCAGAGGTGGGATTAAGGTTTTTAATGGAGACGATGAAAATGTTGAATGTGGGATTCCGACAACCGCCGCTTCCGCGGGCAGCGGAAGGAGGAAGACGTGGAAATCTGATGAGGGTTTTAACCCGATTCTCATTGCGGAGGAAAAACCAGAGTCGTCGCCCAGTAGCGGCGATGAACAGAGTCGGAAAAGTCCGACTCCTTCACGGAGATTGAGATCCAACAGTAGTCCGAACAAGCCAGTTCAAGTTTCCGGcgagaaaatagagagaaactCAACGAGGAAGAAGACTGATCAATCTCGTAAATCGGCTGTTGGGCTTACCAAACCACCGACGAATGGAATCGGAAAAACCTCGTCGGAGAAAAGTTTCAAAGAGTCAAACGAATGCAGAGAGAAAGTGATTTCGTCTTCCACGTCTCAAGATTTCTTCGATGCATTTGAAGAAGAGATTGAGAAAGAAAGCTTCGACGTTAAGGAAATCAATTTACCAGAACGGAAGAAAATCATTGCACAAACTTTCCCGGGAAACAAACAGAAATTACAGACATTAA TGGATTTGATAATGTGGAGAGATTTTTCAAGATCCGGTCTGGTTTTTGGAGTGGGAAATTTGGTTATAATCCTCTCTTGTTTTATCAAAAACATCAATATCAG CCTTATCAGTTTGATTTCGCATATGGGTCTTCTTTATCTGACTACCATTTTCGTCCATAGTTCCATTTTTGGGAG GAGAAAAAGGATTGATTCTAATGATGAAAATTTGgtggttgaagaagaagatatgaTCCGATTTGCTAAACGGTTAGTTCCTTTTGTGAATGAATTGCTGCAAAATCTCAAGGCTCTGTTCCGTGGAGATCCCTCTGCCACCATGAAG GTGGGTGTGTTGCTGTTTGTATTGGCAAAGTGGGGTAGCTTCATAACCCTTTGGAATGTCCTCAAAATTG GATTCATCGGGGTTTTCACACTGCCCAAATTAATTACCCacg GTGAACACTGGTTGAAACTTTGTGGGAGTTCTTGGAAGTTATGTTCCCACAAGAGAGGTGTGTTCATCGCCATCTTTTTTCTCGTATGGAATTTCTCATCGACTCTATATCGCGTATGGGCAG CTTTCATAGTGTTGGTTAGCTTTCGGTACTACCAGGAGTCTCCGGAGAGAGATGTTTGGGTTAAAAATGGAGAAGTAGCTTCAAGAAACAAGACCATGTCGACGAGTTCAAAGCTCAAGAAACAATATTGA